TCATTCCCCTGTACTCAGCTTCAGCCGACGATCTAGCCACCACTTCTTGTTTCTTACTTTTCCAAGTAACTAAATTTCCACCTACAAATGTAAAGTATCCATATGTAGATCATCGATCCTTTATTGACCCAACCCAATCGACATCGGTATAACCTTCAATATTCAAGTTGCCTCcctttttaaacaaaattcccttTCCTGGAGATGATTTCAAGTAGCGCAAGATGCGGGTGATAGCATTCATATGTTCTTCACTTAGAGAGTGCATGAATTGACTAACCACACTTAGCACATAAGCTAAATGAGGTCTGGTATGGGCAAGATACATTAACCTCTCAACTAGTCTTTGATAACGTTCCTTGTTAGCATGAACTTGATCTGTATGTGTACCTAGTTTCATATTTTCTTCCATGGGGGTACTGACTGGACTTAGGGCTATAAATGAACTAGTCTGTTCGATAGCCCGCTCGATATtcgctcggttaaactcgaatcgaactctacttgtaaaaaaaaaaaaaagctcgttcGTGAAAGGGaacgatttgtaaatgacatatactcgacaaaactcgactcgactcggctAAGTCTCGTTTAGGCTCGCTCGTTTATGTTCGAATCGACTTGTTAGCtcaactcgattaaaactcattcatatattgataaatatatacatacacctatgcatgtatatatgtattggctaataatataagcataccacttttataattaaatatataatatgtattctaattacttatgcctatatagtgaatatacttcataggtatattttataatttatataataattagtcgataaaatttaataatttcatatactaatatgtgggaaccatatatgaaatagatatatgctatcatatgaagtgtatgtattaataatatatgtaggcatataatatattgttattttggataaatattaactagttagatattaattatttgtaaattttttaaaattttataatttaatagatgttctacttgttagttgtataaattcaatattagttcttctttatttatttaatttattaattattaaatcttattaaaaaaaaacaattcaagttcGAGCTCTAGCTCGGCTCGACTCGAACTTGTTTGTGGGACGAGTTCGAGTTCTAGCTCGAGTTTAGATTTTAacttatcgagtcgagctcgaacaaagatttaaaaaaaaatatcgagctcgagtattttgagtctAGCCGAGTTCGGCAAGCCAAAAACCGACTCGACTCGGCTCGGCTCAATTACAGCCCTTGGACTACATGTTGTCATACCAATTTCTTTCAACAAATCCAAAGCATATTTTcattgagacaaaaaaattcatttcttcGATCTTGACACTTCAATCCCAAGAAAGTATTTTAAGTAGCCGaggtctttcatttcaaactctcGAGCAAGATGACTCAGGAATGCTTTATTCTTTTCAGGATCGTTTCCAGTTACTATCATATCATCGACGTACACAATAAGAGCTGTGATTGTTTCTTTGTCAGATTTCAAGAAGAGAGTATGATCTTAGTTGCTTTGCTTGTATCCAATAGATTTCATAAAGTTGGTGAACCTTCTGAACCATGCCCTTGGGGACTGCTTCAAACCGTATAGGGACTTCCTCAGTTTACACACTTGTGTACTTCTTTTGGTTTCCATAATATATCCAGGAGGTAATTCCATATATACTTCTTCTTGGAGATCTCCGTGTAACAATGCATTTTTTACATCAAATTGATATAAGGGTCAGTCAAGATTCACGGCCAGAGATAGTAGAATACAAACTGTATTGATCTTGGCCATGGGTGCAAATGTCTCCATGTAATCAATCCCATAGGTTTGAGTATATCCTTTGGCGACAAGTCTTGCTTTGTATCTTTCAATAGTACCATTGGCTTTGTATTTAATGGTGAATACCCACCTGCATCCGATTGGTGTCTTTCCTACAAGTCAACCACTTCCCATGTTGAATTCTTTTGGAGAGATCTCATTTCTTCATTCATAGCTTCTCTCCACTTAGAATCTTTCAAGGCCTCTTGCACACTACTAGGAATAGATATAGCAGATAATTGATTCACAAATGCTTCACTTTCCTTTGACAATTTATGGTAAGATACAAAATTATTCATGGGATATTGAGACTTAGAATTAAGAAGGGGTTCATAGTTAACTCTAGGTTTTCCTCTTGTGGTTCGATGGGGTAGTACCTCTAGGTGAGTTTCAGAGGTTGCCTGAGGCTCAGACATGGACTTGGACTCAGGACGCAATTGATCAACTGGTACATTATGAAGGGGGGAAATAGTCGGTTGATCAACTAGTTGCACCATCTCCATCTAGTCTTGACTCCTTTCATCTTGTAAATTAGGATGCTCATTTGTGTTATCTAGATGTTCCTTACTTGGACACTCAATTCTTTCATCCAATTTGTCACCACTTATAATATCCAAGGTCTGCAATTCAACTCTGTTCTCTCCCTAAATTGAAGACTCGGGAGTAGAATAATACATGTTGTCCTCGTGAAATACAACATCAAGAGTGACATACAGTTTGCGAGAGCGAGGATGATAGCAACGATAGCCTTTATGATGTTGAGCATAACCAACAAAGACGCACTTAAAAACTCGAGGTTTCAATTTATTTCTCAATGGTTTATGAAGATGAACAAAGGTTACACACCAAAAAACTCTAGGTGACAGATTCGGCACAGTAGGGGAACTCACAGCTTCATGAAGAACACTCAAGGGGGTCTAAAATTATAATGCACTCAAGGGTATTCGGTTGATAAGATAAGCTGCAGTTGTGATGGCTTCACCCCAGTAACTAGTCGGCATATAAGCTTCAAACAGGGATGCACGAACAACTTCAAGAAGGTGGCGGTTCTTTCGCTCTGCAACCCCATTTTGCTAAGGGGTGTAAGGGCAAGTAGTTTGATGAGTAATGCCATGATCATCTAGATATTGTTTCAAATCTTGATTAACAAATTCTCCGCCATTGTCACTACGGAGGACTTGTATTTTAGATTGATACTAGGTGTCCATCATTTTATGAAATTGTTTGAACAATGAACTAACTTCACTTTTTGATTTCATTAAGCAAATCAAAGTCATACAGGtgtaatcatcaataaaggaaacaaaCCACCGTTTATCACTAAGAGATGGAGTATTTGCTGGACCCCAAACATCAGAGTGAATAATCATGAAAGGTGTTGGACTTTTATTCTTACTTAGTGGAAATGGAACACGATGGCTTTTAGCCAATTCACACACATCACACTGAAATTCTGAAACacataattgaataaaaaattttggaaacAATTTCTTTAAATATCCAAAGGATGCGTGATCCAAACGTCTATGCCACAACCAAATTTCAGAATCTTCAGATTTATTCACCGAGAATGCTCGAGCGAACTGATGAGAACTTGCCAGCATTAAATCAATGCAATAGAGCTTGAGTTCAGATGTCCTTAAAAACACAGAGGTTAGGCCAAAAAATTACAATACAATGTAGAGTGAGGGTTATTTGAGCAACTGACAATAAATTATGATTGAGGGTTGGAACAACTAGTACTGAATCAAGACTCATATTTTCAGTGAGTGTGATAGAACCTTCTCCAATAACAGGAGAGGGAGTACCATTTGCTGTAGATACCATATGCTGTTCAAATGGTTTTATAGATTGAATATGATGATTGTTAAAGGTCATGTGATCAATAGCACCAGAATCAATTATCCATTCACTACTACTACTAGGAGCGGAAGTATGAAGAACCTTACCAGAGGTAGCAATTAAAGCTGAGGCATCCTCAGGCGTGTTGGTGGTGGAAGGTTCTGCGACTGCAACTGAGGCATGATGATTTGGTTTAGAGTTCCGTTTGTGGGGTGCCTTGGCAGGATCCCACCATTCTGGATACCTAATCAGTTCATAACAACATGACTTAGTATGCCCAGTTCCACCACAGTGAGTGCAAATGTGGTCTGATTTTGTTGTTCCAATCTCATAGTTGCAATTCTGAGATCCCGATGACCAATTTTGATCAATGGTAGGACCAGTTGATCAATCTGGTTTAAACTTAGCTCGGCGTGCCACTATTGCAGACGACTCAACACGATCCGCTTCACCATTTAGTGTGATTTTGCGAATAGAGTCACAACATACATAAGCATAGGCTTCTTCAAGATCCAGTATTGGGTCCATCCTGAGAATCTCACCTCAGACTTGTTCAAATTTTGCATCTAATCCATTCAAGAAAATGTGTACACGTAGTCTTTCAATAGATTTTCTATAGGCAATAACATCATTAGAATCTTTCATTACAACCTTATCACGATGATCCAGTTCTTGGAAATTTTCCAAAAGATCACCATAATAGATTGATAGAGGGCAACCAATTTGTTTGATAGAGAAAGCTCTCTAATTCAGTGCAAGAAGTTGTGACTCATATGATCCATCATAGAAAGGTTTGGTAAGCAATCCAGATTTCATGTGCGGTACTTAGTCGAATATAGCGCTTCATAATATCCGGCAACATAGAAGTGAGCAACCACCCCTTGACCTTTTGATTTTCAGCATAACACTTCACATAGGAAGCATCAGTCTCTTGTGGAAGTGTTGTTTTGCCCATAATGTATTCAAGCTTCTCACGTCATGCAATTTGCAGCTCTATGATTTGGGACCATACATTGTAGTTAACTTCAGTAAGAATGACGCTGGTtgtaaaactagagtttttgaattGAATATGAATAATTGGTGTGGGTTCAGTTTTGTCACTCGACATggtgcaaagaaaagaaaaaagagagttcaGTGGTGATCGAaatcgctctgataccaaatcaGAAATAACGTTTTCTTCAAAAACTTGTATTGCTCTTCTCAACATTGGCATAAAATAGCCACTGTACATGGTAGGATCCTGAAGTTAAGGATCGTGATAGACTAATCTAGGAAAGCAGTAACCATCTAAATAATTACAAAGATTCTAGTGTATTCTAACAACAAAGGAAACAAATGAAGAAAGGAAATAATTTTGGAGCAGTAACAAAGGTACACCAGCTTGGAAAGAATCACTCAAGAAATGACAACATGCACCACCACGTATTTCATCATCCAATGCTAGTTAATAGATACATTGCTACTTAGAAAGCCTTTGCAATGATAtcaaagtttttattttcagaaattcttagtatatttttcagaaaaataaacgtattatatgatatttattaaatatttaatcattttaaatacaCGCCCATATAACAATACAATATGATAAGACTCACAATTTTTATCCAGttgttccaataataataatatagtgctAAAAGTTAACAAagctattttaaaaatttttgataaggaaaatgatacacacaattatttttataatattttatataacaaattttaaattaaaaaatatttttacgaaatagtttataaaaataatatctttttttaaatacttttttaaaaaatattattacataAAAAGATTGCACGTGTCATTACATAAAGCTTGCCAACAATTTAGGATGACTTTTACTATTTATTAGGGGTTTAGGTTAGGAAAATTAGGTAACCCTAATGCTAGATATAGGTTTGGTTTGGTAagtgagaattttaaattttaaaattaaatattaaatattttaatatttttattattttgaaatttgaaaaatttaaaaaaatttgaaaattttattatattttatataagaatttaaaaaaattataatgatgaaataaaaattttgaatttgaggtGAGAATTTTTAATAGCCAAACTGAATCCTAATACAGTAGATTTACATGGGTacgtataaatttttttaataatttaaagagataatttataaataatatttatgaaatttagTATAGTGTAGGtaaataatttaatgcaattataTAAAAGAGTTAGCATTAGGAAGAAAGAGAATTAATGTGGATTGAGCTTTTATTAATTATGAGCATGAATGAAAGTTAGGATATTGAAACCTCACGTGTACTCGAATGTAATGATGTTGTCAAGTAAAAACAAAACGTGGCCGATGAGATGGAAATGAATGAACGGCTGAATCTCAGAGTTTGGATTTAGGTATAGTACAGTGTAAACAGGATGCCCACTTCCTCCTATTTCAACATTTTTATCTCCATTTATTATAAAAGGACGATCACTTCTATCGTATTTTTGGACGTAGATCAAGAGGTTTTACCAAAAAATTCGTCCCAATCTTTATGAAATCTTGCTAAAATACCAcaaatagatatatttatggGATCGAATCATCAGACTGATAGCTATAAATAGTGTCAAACCCATATGAACTTAtctcaaattaataattaataggaTTTACcacttattcaactttttataaaaagttaaacatatctcaatttatttcatatatttaaacataCATGTGATATCCCTATATGATAAGATTGATGGTAGGTAGTGTATATGATCTCACATtacttgagaatgagaagttcttactctttataaggttttaatgggactccaattatatcattgattaGTCTTTTTGAAGTATAGACCATATGGTTTGGACTTTCTATTGGaacattacaaatggtattagagtcTATCACAATAAAAAATGTGAGACTTGAGTCATGCCACCTACAACAGACAGGCTCGACAAGGACGTTGGAGATTTAAGaggggtagattgtgatactCTCGTATGATAAGATGATGGTAGTTGAtgtatgagatctcacattacTTACGaaagagaagttcttgctctttataaggttctaatagggctccaattatattattgactaATCTTTTTGAAGTATAGATCATATAATTTGGACTTTCTATTTAAGCGTTATATACATatcaacttattttatatatccaaatatattttaatagaattaataaaatactattatttacatattaattcgTATCTTTTGAAATCATCTCATCAGTCATACACATCCTAGACTTCCGTGCATAAAGGCCCAACACTTAGGAATCATATAAAAGTCTTGAAGATTCATAAGAGAGGATGCTCCAGTGGACCAGTACTGAGAAAGCAGGACTCCAACAAACAGCCAAGACAAAAAAAGAAGGGCTTTAAATtaacagaaatgatttgtgcagtcggaaaatgcagtcggcgtgcagtcggctgtaaaaaaaaaattaatacgagacctatatgaaaaaaaaaaaattatttttataactttttataattcatgtaggtccccctgaatataaaataatttttttgtaattttttttattcatttcgtaCAGCCGACTGTACACCAACTACATTtcccgactgtatgtaacaaagCCCTTAAATTAATGGTCGTGAGTAAATTAAAAATGATGGATTAACTCAAGGGAACGAATCTCATTGACAGTAATGGGACCCGTCATTGATCGCACGTACGCGTAAAGCTAATAGAGAGCAAGAGACAGAGTTtccttttgagagagagagtcgaaCAGCACGAAAGTAAAGATACAAATGTTCtaacagagagaaaaaaattaataatgttaCGAATTTGTGATTgctatgtaattatttaaaaaaaatataaaacttattattaaaattttatttcttttacagaaattttatatttatttatttaaaaaaaattatataacacTTACACActttattatcataaatattattttttaaacttaagtTATCAAAGGATACTCTTCATATTTATCAGCTAtttgagtaatgatatatacaaattttaagtatataaaCTCTATACAaattagttattaaaaaaatatcattaataaaaaaatagtaattttatacttttttaaaaataaagtttatttctttacaaaaaCTTATACGAAACTTTTGAGACTTAACGGTTCGGTTTGGCTactaagattttttattttaaatataaaattttcatctcattattataattttttcaaatttctatataaaatataataaataattcaaatttttttaatttttttagattttaaaataataattatattaaaatataatattttaatattctatcttaaaatttaaaattcttacgTAAAAATTTTAAGTGGCCAAACcgaacaattttttattttataattataatttaagaagaaagtttgggtaatttttttttttttttttaaactagacGAAATAGACGTGTGAACGTCCGTGTTCATATGTAACGAGTTCAATTTAAGTGACATGGGGTCAAACCTAATgcctttaataatatataaatatgatctAAATAGCATTgtaaatgtattattatttttaatattgagttcatataatatttattgtgcttatttggaaaaaattaattaggtaaaagaattagaaaaaaatctatttattattttatttattatcacaATTAGTTATTGTTGTGATACGGaagttttctaagttatttaatataaaaaaattttaatatgttaatttttttataattataagaaattttaaaatataaaggcaaaatagatgagagagaaaaaaagattataaacaaataaaaggcAGCAAAAACCAGAAGGAAAAGAGGGTGGCGTGGCactggcatggcatggcatgtcATGTGAGGCACAGCTGTGTTCCTTCTTCTGTCCACTCTTCCCTCTTCCTTCCACTTGATAAAtacttcttcttccctttctcACTCCCGCTTTTGactcctctctctttctttggtTGATAAACCCAGTAGTAATTTCTCTCTCAAAAACCAGAGTTTTCtctaagctctctctctctctaatggaAGTCCTGAGACCCTAAGGCACCTAATACCTTGCAGCATCCAAAATGAAACCGTTCTGTCTCCCAAGCTCTCTCTTCTGTCTTGTTCTCATCTCCTTCGCTTTCCTCACCTCCCTCCGAGCGTCTCCagcttctttctcttcctcacCCGGTAAAGATACCCAGCAGCTCATCAACTTCAAAGCCGCTCTCCCTAACTCAAACCTTCTCTCCGACTGGCTCCCCAACCGAGACCCATGTGCCTTCACCGGCATTTCCTGTAAAGCCTTCCGGGTTTCCGCCATTGACCTCAGCTCCACCTTTCTAAGTACCAACTTCAGCCTCGTCTCTGCCTTCCTCCTGTCCATTGACCACCTTGAAACCCTTTCTCTACATTCCACCAATCTCTCCGGCACCATTTCTTTCGCTCCCGGATCCAAATGTAACACTGTCTTATCCACCGTAGATCTCTCTCACAACAGCCTCTCCGGCTCTCTCTCCGACCTCTCCAACTTGGGTTCGTGCTCGGGTTTGAAATCGCTCAATGTCTCTAATAATCTCCTCGACTCTCCTTCCTCCACGAAAAATGCACTGAAACTCGGTCTCGAGgttcttgatctctctttcAACAGGCTCTCCGGGGAAACCGTTTTCCCATGGCTGCTTTCAGCCGGTTGCAACGGTATGCAACGCTTGGCCTTAGAGGGAAACAAGCTCACGGGCGACATAGCGGCCGTCTCCACCTGCGCCACCCTGCAGTATCTGGACCTCTCCTCCAACAATTTCTCTGTGGATATTCCTTCTTTCGGCGATTGCTTGGCTCTGGAGCACCTCGACTTATCTGTCAACAAGTTCTCAGGGGACATCGGCCACTCTCTCTCCTCGTGCAGTCATCTTGCGTTCTTGAACCTCTCTAACAACCATTTCTCGGGTCTCATTCCGGCGCTCCCTGCAGAGAAGCTGAGTCTCCTTTCTCTCTCCGGTAACCATTTCCAGGGTGTGATTCCCTCGTGGCTTGCCGGCGCGTGTGCTTCCGGCGTCCTCGTGGAGCTCGACCTTTCGACCAACAACCTCTCCGGTACGGTCCCGGCCGGTTTGAGCGTTTGTTCTTCGTTGGAGTCATTTGATGTAAGTTCAAACAAGCTCTCCGGTAAATTACCAATTGAAGTATTCGCAAGAATGGGCAATTTAAAGAAGTTGGACCTGTCTTTCAATAGTTTCTTCGGTGCTTTGCCGGATTCTTTGTCGAAGCTAGTGGGATTAGAGACGTTAGATCTTAGTTCCAATAATCTGTCTGGCTCTATTCCCAGCACTCTCTGCGAAGCTCCTGATAATAGCTTGAAAGAGCTATTCTTACAGAACAATCAGTTTTCCGGTTGGATTCCTGCGAGTTTGAGCAACTGTTCTCAGCTGGTATCTCTGGATTTGAGCTTCAATTTTCTCTCGGGAACGATCCCTTCGAGTTTCGGAACGTTGTCCAAACTCCGGGACATGATACTCTGGTTGAATCAGCTACACGGGGAAATCCCACAAGAGCTCATGTACATCCAAACGCTCGAGAATCTGATCCTGGACTTCAACGAATTGACGGGGACGATTCCTTCGGGGTTGAGCAACTGCACCAACCTGAATTGGATCTCCTTGTCAAACAATCGTTTGAGTGGTGAGATTCCAGGGTGGATTGGGCAGTTGTCGAACCTTGCAATACTCAAACTGAGTAACAATTCATTCCATGGGAGGATTCCGCCGGAGCTCGGGGACTGTAAGAGCTTGATATGGTTGGATCTTAACACCAATTACTTGATTGGATCTATCCCGCCTGCTCTTTTCAGGCAATCTGGCAATATTGCGGTAAATTTCATAAGTGGGAAGACTTATGTGTATATCAAGAACGATGGGAGTAAAGAATGCCATGGAGCTGGGAATTTGCTTGAGTTTGCAGGTATTAGCCAAACCCTGCTGAATAGGATTTCAACCAGGAACCCTTGCAATTTCACTAGAGTATATGGAGGTAAGATTCAGCCCACATTTAACCACAATGGgtctatgatttttcttgatatttCGTATAACATGTTGTCCGGCAGTATTCCAAAGGAAATGGGGAGAATgttctatctatatatattgaatttggGCCATAACAATATATCTGGAACAATCCCAGAAGAGCTGGGGTACTTAaagaatctcaacattctcGATCTTTCTAGGAATAGACTTGAAGGGACAATCCCACAGTCCATTACTGGACTTTCTTTGCTTACGGAGATGGATGTGTCGAATAACTATCTCACTGGAGTGATTCCCGAAATGGGGCAGTTTGACACTTTTCCAGCGTATAAGTTTCAGAATAATTCTGGGCTCTGTGGTTATCCTCTTCCAAAATGTGGGGGTGATTCGGCGTTGGGTCCAAGTTCCGGGCACCAGAAGTCCCATCAGAGGCAAGCATCCCTTGCTGGGAGTGTGGCAATGGGATTGTTGTTTTCCCTCTTCTGTATCTTTGGTTTGATCATAGTTGCCATCGAAATCAAgaaaaggaggaaaaagaaggaaatgacACTCGATGATTATAATGAGAGTCGTTCCCACTCGGGCATAGCCAATATCAATTGGAAGTTAATCAGTGCCCGTGAAGCAGTAAGCATTCAACTTACAGCATTTGAGAAACCCCTTATGAAGTTCACTTTTGCGGATCTTCTGGAAGCAACAAACAACTTTCACAATGACAGCCTTATTGGTTCTGGTGGTTTTGGCGACGTGTACAAAGCGCGATTGAAAGGCGGGAGCATTGTCGCCATTAAGAAACTTAAATATATTAGCGGACAGGGTGATCGGGAATTCACCGCTGAAATGAAAACCATTGGAAAAATTAAGCACAGGAACCTTGTCCCTCTTCTGGGTTACTGCAAGGTAGGAGAAGAAAGGCTCTTGGTCTATGAGTACATGAGGTATGGAAGCTTAGACGACGTTCTACATGGCCAAAAGAAAGTTGGGATAAAGCTGAACTGGGCTGCAAGGAGAAAGATTGCCATTGGGGCTGCAAGGGGATTGGCTTTTCTGCATCACAATTGCATACCACACATCCTTCACAGGGATATGAAATCGAGCAATGTTCTGGTTGATGAAAACTTGGAAGCCAGAGTCTCTGATTTTGGAATGGCCAGGCTTTTGAGTTCAATGGATACTCATTTAAGCGTCAGCACTCTAGCAGGAACTCCTGGCTATGTCCCTCCTGAATACTATCAGAGCTTCAGATGTACTCCTAGTGGTGATGTCTACAGTTATGGAGTAGTCTTGCTTGAACTGCTAACTGGGAAACGATCTACGGATTCGCCTGATTTTGGTGACAACAATCTTGTGGGGTGGGTGAAACAGCAAGTCAAAGTAAGTGATGTTTTTGATCCGGTGCTCATAAAAGAGGATCCCGGGCTTGAGATTGAGCTTTTACGACACTTAGAGGTTGCATGTGCCTGCTTGAATGATCGGCCGATGAAACGACCCACAATGATTCAAGTGATGGCAATGTTCAAGGAAATCCAAGCAGGGTCTGGGATGGACTCTCAATCTACCATTGCCACCGAAGATGGAGCTTTCAGTTCAGCTGAAGTGGTAgagatgagtataaaagaagCCTCTGAACTGAACAAGCAGTAGATCAACAGTTTCAAGCTATTTTCAAGAGCGTTCTTTGGAACCAAGAAAGATGAAAGGTGGAGATGAATTTCTAAGGTCCCCCAGATTTTCCCCCTCTTCTTTAGTACTTCCAGTGGCATAAAAACTGCTGCTGCATCTGCATGTATCTCTGTGATTTAATGTATGTAATCTTGTTATTTATACATAGAAGGTTGTTTAACTTGTTATAAAACCTGTATATAACAGTCTCAGTTGTTCTGTTTTGGTTCTTAGATTTTCTTCACGAGTGAACTTGTCATTCAGATCATGTACTCCTCAAAAGTAGCCATTGCATCTGTTACACTTACCTCAGTGATGGTGACTATAAGTGGAGGGTTCTTTTGGCCCTTTCCTCATGCTgcttgactctctctctctctctctctctctctctctctctctctctctctctctgtgtgataACCCAACTTTTGTtcgatttttataatataaatcaatGCCAAGAAATGTCCCCTTGTTCTGCAAAATATACTTCACCGATTGTCCTTTATCTGTAGTGATTTTAGTCGTa
The genomic region above belongs to Carya illinoinensis cultivar Pawnee chromosome 4, C.illinoinensisPawnee_v1, whole genome shotgun sequence and contains:
- the LOC122307205 gene encoding brassinosteroid LRR receptor kinase-like: MKPFCLPSSLFCLVLISFAFLTSLRASPASFSSSPGKDTQQLINFKAALPNSNLLSDWLPNRDPCAFTGISCKAFRVSAIDLSSTFLSTNFSLVSAFLLSIDHLETLSLHSTNLSGTISFAPGSKCNTVLSTVDLSHNSLSGSLSDLSNLGSCSGLKSLNVSNNLLDSPSSTKNALKLGLEVLDLSFNRLSGETVFPWLLSAGCNGMQRLALEGNKLTGDIAAVSTCATLQYLDLSSNNFSVDIPSFGDCLALEHLDLSVNKFSGDIGHSLSSCSHLAFLNLSNNHFSGLIPALPAEKLSLLSLSGNHFQGVIPSWLAGACASGVLVELDLSTNNLSGTVPAGLSVCSSLESFDVSSNKLSGKLPIEVFARMGNLKKLDLSFNSFFGALPDSLSKLVGLETLDLSSNNLSGSIPSTLCEAPDNSLKELFLQNNQFSGWIPASLSNCSQLVSLDLSFNFLSGTIPSSFGTLSKLRDMILWLNQLHGEIPQELMYIQTLENLILDFNELTGTIPSGLSNCTNLNWISLSNNRLSGEIPGWIGQLSNLAILKLSNNSFHGRIPPELGDCKSLIWLDLNTNYLIGSIPPALFRQSGNIAVNFISGKTYVYIKNDGSKECHGAGNLLEFAGISQTLLNRISTRNPCNFTRVYGGKIQPTFNHNGSMIFLDISYNMLSGSIPKEMGRMFYLYILNLGHNNISGTIPEELGYLKNLNILDLSRNRLEGTIPQSITGLSLLTEMDVSNNYLTGVIPEMGQFDTFPAYKFQNNSGLCGYPLPKCGGDSALGPSSGHQKSHQRQASLAGSVAMGLLFSLFCIFGLIIVAIEIKKRRKKKEMTLDDYNESRSHSGIANINWKLISAREAVSIQLTAFEKPLMKFTFADLLEATNNFHNDSLIGSGGFGDVYKARLKGGSIVAIKKLKYISGQGDREFTAEMKTIGKIKHRNLVPLLGYCKVGEERLLVYEYMRYGSLDDVLHGQKKVGIKLNWAARRKIAIGAARGLAFLHHNCIPHILHRDMKSSNVLVDENLEARVSDFGMARLLSSMDTHLSVSTLAGTPGYVPPEYYQSFRCTPSGDVYSYGVVLLELLTGKRSTDSPDFGDNNLVGWVKQQVKVSDVFDPVLIKEDPGLEIELLRHLEVACACLNDRPMKRPTMIQVMAMFKEIQAGSGMDSQSTIATEDGAFSSAEVVEMSIKEASELNKQ